The proteins below come from a single Pseudarthrobacter sp. SSS035 genomic window:
- a CDS encoding polysaccharide deacetylase family protein — protein sequence MELSSFTERFGRPRDFAGYGENPPTSHWPESGARVAVSLVINIEDGAERSLSRGDAADDVNAHWITDLAHERGNPSLESGFDYGARAGFWRVLRITDAARVPVTAFACGRALDLNPHIARALSARMIEIVDHGLLWEPHGSLSLPELTARMDASARIIAASTAGLPTSWYSKDGHSAASLGVMNDRGFAHDSNCFSEDMPYVPDGPHGLVTIPYAADTNDSMLVSAIATGSQFSWQLLAALESLLEDDRPGAKVLSIGLHPRWIGRPAYAGALQRFIARALDIPDVVFAERRQIAAWWRSMHAQK from the coding sequence ATGGAGTTGAGTTCGTTCACGGAACGTTTCGGTCGACCACGTGATTTCGCCGGCTACGGTGAAAATCCGCCGACAAGCCACTGGCCCGAATCTGGCGCCCGGGTGGCGGTCAGCCTGGTCATCAACATCGAGGACGGCGCAGAACGTTCGCTCAGCCGCGGCGACGCCGCCGATGACGTCAACGCGCACTGGATCACCGACCTCGCCCACGAGCGCGGCAACCCGAGCCTGGAGTCGGGGTTCGACTACGGAGCGCGCGCCGGCTTCTGGCGGGTCCTGCGCATCACCGATGCTGCCCGCGTGCCGGTCACGGCGTTCGCCTGTGGTCGAGCCTTGGATCTGAACCCCCACATCGCAAGAGCACTGAGCGCACGTATGATCGAGATCGTGGACCATGGTCTGCTTTGGGAGCCACATGGTTCCCTCTCCCTGCCGGAACTCACAGCGCGCATGGACGCATCGGCACGGATCATCGCAGCTTCAACAGCCGGCCTGCCGACGTCGTGGTACTCAAAGGACGGCCATTCCGCGGCGAGCTTGGGCGTGATGAACGATCGCGGTTTCGCACACGACTCGAACTGTTTCTCCGAGGACATGCCATACGTTCCCGACGGTCCTCACGGGCTGGTCACCATCCCCTACGCGGCTGACACGAACGACTCGATGCTCGTGTCAGCGATCGCCACGGGAAGCCAGTTCTCATGGCAGCTCCTGGCCGCGCTCGAAAGCCTTCTTGAGGATGATCGCCCGGGCGCCAAGGTCTTGAGTATCGGCCTTCACCCACGCTGGATCGGGCGTCCGGCATACGCCGGCGCATTGCAGCGCTTCATCGCCCGTGCCCTCGACATTCCCGATGTCGTCTTTGCCGAGCGACGCCAGATTGCAGCGTGGTGGCGATCAATGCATGCGCAGAAGTGA
- a CDS encoding amidohydrolase family protein, translated as MKRVVTGALVVTGDGESILEGVDVLIVGGRVERIAANLAGPGIEVIDARGSVVMPGLVNLHVHGVSPGPLMPSGGRPLPRWKWMENLDRHLTQGTTAVLNLCGLSTMDSVNVANDAHPVRVGGATTHEPMAVSAALAADGAGLTEDVLKTTVAEQIALGAVAIGELGGGQTLAGGGQDVVYLPAAFLDRYQVRVEPWQARLLKEAVLGRSLEWLAEGAVALAEERVDAALMDAGLKGELQAAAVVDTVRAVVLPSLTPALAGIEEGIRLAGVHGVPAFVHSAAVTGGLLTSLAQSSTGARIVASHVNHPSYLPDEAIELARLGRAAGWANEACVFDLVHQREMVTSREHWDAVFDAGDLIDVIATDYGPGGKHDSLLHAVKDLVDGNRRSLAQAVRLVTSAPAELVPGLTPAAGRLTPGGIADLVIAERGDISVVRDVLVDGMTVVRNGVVDYHTAPVLSCDEFARLESVVGADIALGDEDAIAASHRELQARVSDLRNWMSR; from the coding sequence ATGAAGCGTGTAGTGACCGGTGCCTTGGTCGTGACCGGCGATGGTGAGTCGATCCTCGAGGGGGTCGATGTCCTCATCGTGGGCGGTCGCGTCGAGCGAATCGCTGCGAACCTTGCCGGACCTGGCATCGAGGTGATCGATGCCCGCGGCTCCGTCGTCATGCCAGGACTGGTCAACCTCCACGTGCACGGTGTGAGTCCGGGGCCATTGATGCCAAGCGGAGGCCGCCCGCTCCCGCGGTGGAAGTGGATGGAGAACCTCGACCGCCACCTGACGCAAGGGACAACAGCTGTGCTGAACCTGTGTGGCCTTAGCACGATGGATTCGGTGAACGTGGCCAATGACGCCCATCCTGTGCGGGTGGGCGGCGCAACGACTCACGAGCCGATGGCGGTCAGCGCGGCTCTCGCCGCCGACGGGGCGGGCCTCACGGAGGACGTGCTCAAGACTACTGTGGCAGAGCAGATCGCTTTAGGTGCCGTCGCGATCGGTGAACTGGGCGGTGGCCAGACACTTGCCGGTGGTGGACAGGATGTCGTCTACCTCCCGGCAGCATTCCTCGATCGGTACCAGGTGCGGGTCGAACCCTGGCAGGCCAGGCTGCTCAAGGAGGCGGTCCTCGGCCGATCCCTTGAGTGGCTCGCCGAAGGCGCAGTGGCGCTCGCCGAAGAGCGCGTCGACGCGGCCCTCATGGATGCCGGCCTCAAGGGGGAACTGCAAGCGGCTGCAGTTGTGGATACCGTGCGTGCGGTAGTCCTGCCTTCCCTGACACCTGCGCTGGCCGGCATCGAGGAGGGAATCCGGCTCGCCGGAGTGCACGGCGTGCCGGCCTTCGTACACAGCGCGGCTGTCACGGGCGGGCTTCTGACCTCCCTCGCGCAATCTTCCACGGGTGCAAGAATCGTTGCGAGCCACGTGAATCATCCGTCCTATCTCCCGGATGAGGCGATTGAACTCGCGCGTCTTGGTCGTGCCGCCGGCTGGGCCAATGAGGCTTGCGTTTTCGACCTGGTGCACCAGCGGGAGATGGTCACGAGCCGAGAACACTGGGACGCCGTCTTCGACGCGGGCGACCTCATCGACGTCATCGCGACCGACTACGGCCCGGGTGGTAAGCATGACAGCCTCCTCCACGCCGTCAAAGACCTGGTAGACGGTAACAGGCGGTCATTGGCCCAGGCGGTGAGATTGGTGACGTCAGCGCCGGCGGAACTGGTTCCCGGCCTCACCCCGGCAGCCGGACGCCTCACACCTGGCGGCATTGCCGACTTGGTGATTGCTGAGCGCGGTGACATCAGCGTCGTCCGGGACGTCCTCGTCGATGGCATGACGGTGGTGCGAAATGGCGTGGTTGACTATCACACAGCACCGGTGCTCAGCTGCGACGAGTTCGCCCGCCTGGAGTCGGTCGTCGGGGCAGACATTGCGCTGGGCGATGAAGACGCCATCGCGGCATCCCATCGGGAGCTGCAGGCCAGGGTGTCCGACCTTCGCAACTGGATGTCACGATGA
- a CDS encoding helix-turn-helix domain-containing protein has product METTVEKDGMDERRSSWVSHIGATIKASRARRFTVEELADRAKVSAGLISQIERGIGNPSFETLLRLSGALELPMAELFSAPPEGSPDDRVVRRDERRTIEVPREGIGMELLVPDVNRQLGVLIMKLPPNLEGSSIRSSHEGEECILVLEGSLVATIGDEKYSLEEGDTITFDAVIPHWWSNLSSKPARILAISTPPSQGRAH; this is encoded by the coding sequence ATGGAAACCACCGTGGAGAAAGACGGGATGGACGAACGACGTTCGTCGTGGGTGTCGCACATTGGTGCCACGATCAAGGCGAGCCGCGCGCGCCGATTCACTGTCGAGGAGCTTGCGGACAGGGCCAAGGTCAGTGCTGGTCTCATCAGCCAAATCGAGCGTGGCATCGGCAACCCTTCGTTTGAGACATTGCTGCGCCTCTCCGGCGCCCTTGAACTTCCGATGGCTGAATTGTTCTCTGCGCCGCCGGAGGGTTCTCCGGATGATCGCGTTGTTCGCCGCGATGAGCGCCGTACCATCGAGGTGCCCCGTGAGGGCATCGGCATGGAGCTGCTCGTGCCGGATGTGAATCGCCAACTCGGTGTGTTGATCATGAAGCTCCCGCCCAATCTCGAAGGCAGCTCGATCCGCAGTTCCCACGAGGGCGAGGAATGCATCCTGGTTCTGGAAGGTTCATTGGTGGCCACGATCGGTGACGAAAAGTACTCACTCGAGGAGGGAGACACGATCACGTTCGACGCCGTCATTCCGCACTGGTGGTCCAATCTCTCATCCAAGCCCGCGCGAATCCTTGCGATCTCCACACCGCCGTCCCAGGGGCGCGCACATTGA
- a CDS encoding cupin domain-containing protein: MTAGPLVQNIEDLGFVELDQMTPSGIRDEGLICQLISDKVNGSKEFTVSWGRMLSGQHHVKHHHETVAEFYVIVAGTPIIHLGDDDIRARPGDAFYIPPTTVHGITNDTDEVVDLVAGVNSVGQWDFIADE, encoded by the coding sequence ATGACCGCCGGCCCGCTTGTGCAGAACATCGAAGATCTGGGCTTTGTCGAACTGGATCAGATGACACCTTCTGGAATCCGCGACGAAGGGCTGATCTGTCAGCTCATCTCTGACAAGGTCAACGGTTCAAAGGAGTTCACGGTGAGCTGGGGTAGGATGCTAAGCGGTCAACATCACGTGAAGCACCACCACGAAACTGTCGCGGAGTTCTATGTGATCGTGGCTGGCACGCCGATCATCCACCTGGGCGACGACGACATTCGTGCTCGACCAGGAGATGCTTTCTACATCCCACCCACAACAGTCCACGGGATCACGAACGACACAGACGAAGTGGTCGACCTGGTGGCTGGTGTCAACAGTGTGGGACAGTGGGATTTCATCGCCGATGAGTGA
- a CDS encoding polysaccharide deacetylase family protein: MRDLIGYGEQPPRGSWPNGARVAISVVVNFEEGAERSIAAGDEADEDVYVFGGWKSDPAKRSLMKESYFEYGSRVGIWRILSLLRRHQVPATVMACGMALEKSPEVGPAIVRDGHEICAHGYRWAGTVGMDPREELAEIRRCAESIERMAGVRPVGWYVRDGITENTRSLLAAEGFLYDSNSYSDDLPYFVSTDLGPHLVVPYTSDANDGRFWGNASLATGNELFEVCRDTLDFLLSEDDGVPRMMSLGIHTRIGGRPSVARGIQQFLQYAVGREDVWFATREQIARWWIDAAGDQAVETSAVTLA, translated from the coding sequence ATGCGTGACTTGATTGGGTACGGGGAGCAGCCACCGCGCGGTTCCTGGCCGAATGGTGCCCGGGTGGCGATCAGTGTGGTTGTGAACTTCGAAGAAGGCGCGGAGAGGTCGATCGCCGCCGGCGACGAGGCTGATGAGGACGTGTACGTCTTCGGCGGCTGGAAGAGCGATCCGGCCAAGCGCAGCCTCATGAAGGAGTCTTACTTCGAGTATGGAAGCAGGGTTGGCATCTGGCGGATCCTTTCGCTCTTGCGACGCCACCAGGTACCAGCCACCGTCATGGCCTGCGGAATGGCGCTGGAGAAGTCGCCCGAGGTTGGTCCAGCAATTGTGCGCGACGGGCATGAGATCTGTGCCCATGGCTACCGATGGGCCGGCACGGTCGGGATGGACCCAAGGGAGGAGCTTGCGGAGATTCGACGGTGCGCCGAGTCAATCGAACGCATGGCCGGCGTGCGTCCGGTGGGGTGGTACGTCCGCGATGGCATTACGGAGAACACCCGTTCGTTGCTCGCCGCGGAGGGGTTCCTCTACGACTCCAATTCCTACTCGGACGACCTGCCCTACTTCGTGTCAACTGATCTCGGCCCGCATCTCGTGGTCCCCTACACCTCGGATGCCAACGACGGACGGTTCTGGGGCAACGCGAGCCTGGCAACGGGCAACGAACTGTTCGAGGTTTGTCGGGACACGCTGGACTTCCTTCTCAGCGAGGACGACGGTGTTCCCCGCATGATGTCACTCGGCATTCACACGAGAATCGGCGGGCGCCCGAGTGTCGCCCGGGGCATCCAGCAGTTTCTCCAGTACGCCGTGGGGCGTGAGGACGTGTGGTTCGCGACGCGTGAACAAATCGCTCGATGGTGGATCGATGCTGCCGGAGATCAGGCCGTGGAGACATCGGCGGTGACGCTCGCATGA
- a CDS encoding MBL fold metallo-hydrolase — translation MPRDDVRQIADGVWWLGGCLQAATSSGPVHYHVSTYLVVGEESAILIDSGDPAHEAAVLRGVAAVLGDRPLDYVFPTHPEIPHAGNVVALVRRYPGLRIVGDVRDYHLHWPLLVDRLVPMQAGDVLDLGGRNIEIHPAYIRDLHNTLWAFDSVSRMLFVSDGFAFIHETPFDELEDDEPIHRDDECLLTSSEFAKAVSVDAAAYGAGRSLYWTRFVDVSAAFDDIERLVVERDVRLVGPAHGAVIDDVSQGLRVAIGAHRKVFREGSGAMAPIGSGAAHA, via the coding sequence ATGCCGCGTGACGATGTGAGGCAGATTGCCGACGGAGTGTGGTGGTTGGGTGGGTGCCTTCAGGCAGCGACCTCCTCGGGGCCCGTGCACTATCACGTGTCCACCTATCTGGTGGTGGGCGAAGAGTCTGCGATCCTGATCGACTCCGGAGACCCGGCCCATGAGGCAGCGGTCCTCCGCGGCGTCGCCGCCGTGCTCGGCGACCGGCCCCTGGACTACGTCTTCCCGACGCATCCGGAAATTCCACATGCAGGCAATGTCGTGGCCCTCGTTCGCAGGTACCCAGGGCTCCGCATCGTGGGTGATGTGCGCGACTATCACCTGCACTGGCCGCTTCTGGTGGACCGTCTGGTGCCGATGCAAGCTGGAGATGTTCTCGATCTTGGCGGAAGGAACATCGAGATACACCCTGCGTACATCCGAGACCTGCACAACACGCTGTGGGCTTTCGATAGTGTTTCGCGGATGCTCTTCGTATCCGATGGCTTCGCCTTCATCCACGAAACCCCATTTGATGAGCTCGAGGATGACGAGCCGATCCACCGCGATGACGAATGCCTTCTCACGTCGTCCGAGTTCGCGAAGGCTGTCTCTGTCGACGCGGCTGCATATGGAGCCGGCCGTTCGCTCTACTGGACCCGGTTCGTGGACGTTTCCGCGGCTTTCGATGACATCGAGCGTCTGGTGGTCGAGCGTGACGTGCGTCTTGTCGGACCGGCACATGGCGCAGTGATCGACGACGTTTCCCAAGGTCTGCGGGTCGCAATCGGCGCACATCGGAAGGTCTTTCGTGAAGGTTCAGGTGCGATGGCGCCGATTGGTTCGGGGGCCGCTCATGCGTGA